A part of Limihaloglobus sulfuriphilus genomic DNA contains:
- a CDS encoding sialidase family protein gives MRIHRFFIGKYESPDALVKIEPVVIPWGDELKGNNWHLGWPVAVLVNETIIVVYHRNPQHTPRFGVKKYKDQFHSTAIVTRSTDYGKTWTSSVDIRSFVKTPTEDCMLAFGNSIGTADDGTVVLVTAYGVFRSQDEGASWRHLPDSYTSRTLSGNKCNNGPVIVNHPEKGLVSFSHNKNREIITIRTSRDTGENWHQHIIKIPEWAAAIEPTGLYHDGSLFILARAHGKDSFQPETKTWRYIQLVSPEGWLPLMPAYTNITTTDITDEIPIEGYGPWSQDTVSLDLNPVSHRIEAVCTNRCGGGEGKEQQRMQMTLNLWSIDPREFKEGKSKWRFEGTLIKHAGTMTTGADGMHPGASVIDTKNNVQRIYVYLGEHLGPAGIFSVTRSLDTAALREWLKEN, from the coding sequence GTGCGTATTCATCGGTTTTTCATCGGCAAATATGAAAGCCCTGATGCGTTAGTCAAGATTGAACCTGTCGTAATCCCCTGGGGTGATGAGCTTAAAGGCAACAACTGGCATCTCGGCTGGCCTGTTGCTGTACTCGTTAATGAAACCATCATTGTGGTCTATCACAGAAACCCTCAGCATACACCCCGTTTTGGAGTAAAAAAATACAAAGACCAATTTCACTCAACGGCAATTGTAACCCGTTCAACCGATTACGGAAAGACCTGGACTTCATCGGTAGATATACGTTCTTTTGTCAAAACTCCAACCGAAGATTGTATGCTTGCTTTTGGGAATTCCATTGGCACTGCCGATGACGGTACGGTTGTCCTTGTAACCGCTTATGGTGTTTTTCGTTCACAAGACGAAGGTGCTTCGTGGCGGCATCTTCCTGATTCATATACTTCAAGGACATTATCTGGAAATAAATGCAATAACGGACCGGTGATTGTAAATCATCCGGAAAAAGGTCTGGTTAGTTTTTCGCACAATAAAAACAGAGAGATTATAACAATTCGTACATCACGGGATACCGGTGAAAACTGGCATCAGCATATTATTAAGATACCCGAGTGGGCCGCCGCGATAGAGCCAACAGGCCTCTATCATGATGGTTCCCTGTTCATTCTTGCTCGCGCTCACGGCAAAGACAGCTTTCAGCCTGAAACTAAGACATGGAGGTACATACAGCTCGTTTCTCCCGAAGGATGGTTGCCGCTTATGCCAGCCTATACCAATATAACAACTACTGATATTACAGATGAGATACCTATTGAAGGTTACGGCCCGTGGTCTCAGGATACAGTATCTCTTGACTTAAATCCTGTATCTCATCGTATAGAGGCTGTTTGTACAAACCGCTGCGGAGGCGGCGAGGGTAAAGAACAGCAGCGGATGCAGATGACGCTTAATCTCTGGAGCATAGATCCCCGGGAGTTTAAAGAGGGTAAATCAAAATGGCGGTTTGAGGGTACCCTTATTAAACATGCCGGCACAATGACTACCGGGGCTGATGGTATGCATCCAGGCGCTTCTGTGATAGATACAAAGAATAATGTGCAGCGGATTTACGTATACCTCGGCGAGCATCTGGGGCCGGCCGGCATATTCAGTGTTACCAGGAGTCTGGATACCGCAGCATTGCGGGAGTGGTTAAAAGAAAATTAA
- a CDS encoding uroporphyrinogen decarboxylase family protein, translating to MSCTSKQRVEMIFNKQLPDRPAIGFFAIDSDTAAGVLGRQTYWRAKAKSQIAFWQGRRDEVVQSWIEDGIELYKKLDFIDIIPVCCESAGICPPKGYTPESPKQIDETTWQGKDGKIYRYSPTTKDITVISSPFVEDSLELQAEMWDGVITPPDESIFEVVEAFIAEFGEEKFVLGPSAAELAWFLPGGMEAGLMFMAMQPEKLKKIYMSKVASANAHDKYYVRRGQSGVLWGTDLASQKGPMISPRMYGELFLEGFSQRVASVKVHNQRVIKHMCGNNWPILDLMVQAGIECYQSVQQSAGMDIAEVYAGYNDKFAVWGGLPVELLIGGSRKEVRNAVRKVMTELAPNGRFIFGTSHSVAVGTNYENFMAMIDELHKWI from the coding sequence ATGAGCTGCACATCGAAACAGCGTGTCGAAATGATTTTTAATAAGCAGTTGCCCGACAGGCCCGCGATCGGTTTTTTTGCAATTGATTCCGATACTGCTGCCGGGGTTCTCGGCAGGCAGACATACTGGCGGGCCAAGGCAAAAAGCCAGATAGCTTTCTGGCAGGGCCGCCGCGACGAGGTTGTCCAAAGCTGGATTGAAGACGGAATTGAGCTTTACAAGAAGCTGGATTTTATTGATATTATTCCTGTTTGCTGCGAATCTGCCGGCATTTGCCCGCCGAAGGGATACACACCTGAGTCCCCAAAGCAGATAGATGAAACAACATGGCAAGGCAAAGATGGCAAAATTTACCGTTATTCGCCAACCACTAAGGATATTACGGTTATCAGCAGCCCGTTCGTGGAAGACAGCCTGGAGCTGCAGGCTGAAATGTGGGACGGCGTGATTACACCTCCGGATGAGAGCATTTTCGAGGTGGTTGAAGCTTTCATTGCTGAGTTTGGCGAAGAAAAGTTTGTCCTTGGCCCCTCAGCTGCCGAGTTAGCCTGGTTTCTTCCCGGCGGCATGGAAGCTGGGCTTATGTTTATGGCAATGCAGCCTGAAAAGCTTAAAAAAATATATATGTCAAAAGTGGCATCTGCAAACGCACATGACAAATATTATGTCCGCAGAGGTCAGTCTGGAGTCTTATGGGGCACCGATCTGGCAAGCCAGAAAGGGCCGATGATCAGTCCGCGGATGTATGGTGAATTGTTCCTCGAAGGTTTTTCTCAGCGAGTAGCTTCAGTTAAAGTTCATAACCAGCGAGTTATTAAGCATATGTGCGGCAACAACTGGCCGATCCTTGATTTAATGGTTCAGGCAGGAATAGAGTGCTATCAGTCTGTTCAGCAGTCAGCCGGAATGGATATAGCAGAGGTTTATGCCGGATACAACGATAAATTTGCAGTCTGGGGCGGCCTTCCTGTCGAGCTTTTAATTGGCGGCAGCAGGAAAGAAGTACGAAATGCAGTTAGAAAGGTAATGACTGAGCTTGCCCCTAACGGGCGGTTCATTTTCGGTACAAGTCATTCGGTCGCGGTTGGAACAAATTACGAAAATTTTATGGCAATGATTGATGAACTCCATAAATGGATTTAA
- a CDS encoding sodium:solute symporter family transporter — protein sequence MDKKYRHIRFVYLLSLFTFIVSCPGQNSKQGEFFKWDELATMPAAAGQDEPLGVAGPFAGISSDALIIAGGANFPKPYWGMDKVWHDDIWVLEKNDSDYRWYTGFKLDKPAAYGMSVTTEYGVICIGGADGQRCFSDVFLLKWDRSAKSVIKEYLPPLPLACAYGGAAVFNNIVYIGGGQSSSELDTAMNNFWALDLSQKDSGVDYSWQQLPAWPGPQRAFNMTVAQHNGKTDCIYVISGRKKKNGGIEFLRDIYEFSIVDNSWKQCASAPRALCAGTASAVGQSHIFVYGGDDGSLFFKADELGDSHPGFPKDIFAYHTITDTWVKAGEMPQTPVTSVALNWDDEYLVVSGEIRPRVRTPEILRGKLHETDNSFGAVNFITLCVYLLAMVAVGVYFSTRNKNTDDFFRGGQRVPAWAAGLSIFATMLSSITFVAIPAKVYSTDWTFFTINMMAIAVTPFVIFLILPFFRDIDATSAYEYLERRFNVFARLFASFSFVLFQIGRMAIVMFLPALALSTITSFSVEQCILIMGVLSVIYCTMGGLEAVIWTDSIQTFVLLGGACASILVILTNIDGGVGEFFAIANENAKFHTINWDFSSTSFMTTAIWVMVIGGIGQNLVPYVSDQAVVQRYMSVSDTKKARKSILTNALIIIPASLLFFGVGTALFVFYKMNPGKLDPGYQNDAIFPLFIARELPIGISGLVVAGIFAAAQSTVSTSMNSISTVVVTDFVKRFSLLKTEKGYLNLARFCTLFFGTLGTVLALLFASADIKSLWESFMSVLGLFGGSMCGLFLLGIFTKRVGGISAIAGALIGAIVLFTVKINTGVSVLLYAAIGILACVASGYVLSFVIPEKRKDIAGLTVFKSK from the coding sequence TTGGATAAGAAATACCGTCACATCAGATTTGTTTATCTGCTTTCGCTGTTTACTTTTATTGTATCATGTCCGGGGCAGAATTCTAAGCAGGGAGAGTTTTTCAAATGGGATGAACTGGCAACAATGCCCGCAGCAGCCGGACAGGACGAGCCGCTTGGTGTGGCCGGTCCATTTGCCGGAATCAGCAGTGATGCTTTGATTATTGCCGGCGGAGCTAATTTTCCCAAGCCTTATTGGGGTATGGATAAGGTTTGGCACGATGATATTTGGGTGCTTGAGAAAAATGATTCTGATTACCGGTGGTATACTGGATTTAAACTTGATAAACCTGCGGCCTACGGCATGAGTGTTACAACTGAATACGGAGTTATATGTATTGGCGGCGCCGATGGGCAAAGATGCTTCTCAGATGTTTTTCTACTCAAATGGGACAGGTCAGCTAAGTCGGTCATCAAAGAATATTTACCGCCATTGCCGCTAGCATGTGCTTATGGAGGTGCTGCTGTTTTTAATAACATTGTATATATAGGCGGCGGTCAAAGCTCTTCTGAGCTGGATACAGCAATGAATAATTTCTGGGCTCTTGACTTGTCTCAAAAAGACAGCGGAGTTGATTATTCCTGGCAGCAGCTGCCGGCATGGCCGGGTCCTCAGCGTGCTTTCAATATGACTGTTGCACAGCATAACGGTAAAACTGATTGTATATATGTAATAAGCGGCAGGAAAAAGAAAAACGGCGGGATAGAATTCCTCAGGGATATTTACGAATTTTCAATAGTTGACAATTCCTGGAAACAGTGTGCCTCAGCGCCGAGAGCTTTATGTGCAGGCACTGCATCAGCCGTTGGCCAGAGCCATATTTTTGTGTATGGCGGTGATGATGGGAGCCTGTTCTTTAAAGCGGACGAGTTAGGAGACAGCCATCCAGGATTTCCAAAGGATATTTTCGCTTATCATACAATAACCGATACATGGGTCAAGGCAGGCGAAATGCCGCAGACGCCGGTTACCTCAGTTGCTCTCAACTGGGATGATGAGTATCTCGTTGTCAGCGGCGAAATCAGACCAAGAGTCCGAACCCCCGAAATACTCCGCGGGAAGCTCCATGAAACGGATAATTCATTCGGCGCAGTAAATTTTATTACGCTCTGTGTATATCTTCTGGCTATGGTTGCAGTAGGCGTATATTTCTCAACTCGCAATAAGAACACAGACGATTTTTTCCGGGGCGGCCAAAGGGTGCCGGCATGGGCGGCAGGGCTCAGTATTTTTGCAACGATGCTCAGCTCGATCACCTTTGTTGCGATTCCTGCTAAAGTTTATTCGACAGACTGGACGTTCTTTACAATAAATATGATGGCGATAGCGGTTACTCCCTTTGTTATCTTTCTTATTCTGCCATTTTTCAGGGATATTGACGCTACAAGTGCCTATGAATACCTTGAAAGAAGGTTTAATGTGTTTGCAAGGCTGTTTGCAAGTTTCTCGTTTGTCCTGTTCCAGATCGGCAGGATGGCTATAGTAATGTTCCTGCCGGCACTTGCCCTTTCAACAATAACCTCGTTCAGTGTCGAGCAGTGTATACTGATTATGGGTGTTTTGAGTGTGATATACTGCACTATGGGCGGGCTTGAAGCGGTTATATGGACAGATTCTATCCAGACATTTGTTTTGCTTGGCGGTGCATGTGCAAGTATTCTGGTTATACTTACAAATATAGACGGCGGCGTTGGAGAATTCTTCGCTATTGCCAATGAAAATGCAAAGTTTCACACAATTAACTGGGATTTTAGCTCAACCAGCTTTATGACAACTGCGATCTGGGTCATGGTCATTGGGGGCATTGGGCAGAACCTTGTGCCCTATGTTTCCGATCAGGCCGTTGTTCAGAGGTACATGTCCGTCTCAGATACAAAAAAAGCACGCAAATCAATACTGACTAACGCTTTGATAATCATTCCTGCATCACTTTTATTCTTTGGTGTTGGTACTGCATTGTTCGTCTTCTACAAAATGAATCCCGGCAAGCTTGACCCCGGCTACCAGAATGATGCGATTTTTCCGCTTTTCATTGCACGAGAGCTTCCCATTGGGATATCGGGTCTTGTTGTTGCGGGAATTTTTGCCGCGGCCCAGTCAACCGTGTCAACAAGCATGAACAGCATCTCCACCGTTGTTGTTACTGACTTCGTTAAGCGTTTCTCATTACTAAAGACGGAAAAAGGTTATTTGAATCTTGCCCGTTTCTGCACCCTGTTCTTTGGTACTCTTGGCACTGTATTGGCATTGTTGTTTGCAAGTGCAGATATTAAATCCCTTTGGGAGTCATTTATGTCGGTACTTGGTTTATTTGGCGGTTCAATGTGCGGTTTGTTCCTGCTTGGGATATTCACTAAGAGGGTTGGCGGCATCTCCGCTATAGCAGGGGCCTTAATTGGTGCGATTGTTTTATTTACAGTCAAGATAAATACGGGCGTCTCTGTTTTGCTTTATGCTGCAATTGGAATTCTTGCCTGTGTTGCAAGCGGCTATGTCCTCTCTTTCGTAATACCGGAAAAACGCAAAGACATTGCCGGACTTACCGTATTTAAATCGAAATAG
- a CDS encoding sialidase family protein has protein sequence MNRIIIYVMFLVGLTGCFASENKEDIKQTVLFVSGKKGYSTYRIPAIAVSTKGTVIAVCEGRKNSRSDTGDIDLLVRRSVDAGDTWSEQQVIWDDGPNTCGNPCLVVDKITGTIWLLSTHNPGEDNEKEIIDDTGIGTRTVWIMHSDDDGRNWSEPVEITSSVKKPDWTWYATGPGAGIQLKKGEHKGRLVIPCDHIEADTKKYYSHIIYSDDHGKTWKLGGSTPQDMYNECEVVELDDGRLMLNMRNYDRAKKDRAYSYSGDGGLSWSDVRHDQSLIDPICQASIRRYDKSAKSYLLFSNAASTDKRLNMTVRLSCDQGKTWPDSKRLYSGPSAYSCLAVLADGRVACFYENGYYERITLAVFTLDWLLDKYESLE, from the coding sequence ATGAATAGAATTATAATATATGTCATGTTTCTTGTTGGTTTAACTGGCTGTTTTGCAAGTGAGAATAAAGAAGATATTAAGCAGACAGTCCTTTTCGTTAGCGGCAAGAAAGGCTATTCCACATACCGGATCCCCGCCATTGCAGTTTCGACAAAGGGTACTGTTATTGCGGTTTGTGAAGGCAGGAAGAATAGCCGTTCGGATACGGGCGATATTGACCTGCTGGTTCGAAGGTCCGTTGATGCTGGCGATACATGGTCTGAGCAGCAGGTTATCTGGGATGATGGCCCGAATACCTGCGGTAATCCGTGTCTTGTGGTTGACAAGATAACGGGTACCATCTGGCTGTTGTCAACTCATAACCCTGGAGAAGACAATGAGAAAGAGATTATAGACGACACAGGCATTGGCACCAGAACTGTCTGGATTATGCATAGTGACGACGACGGCCGGAACTGGTCAGAGCCGGTTGAGATCACTTCATCAGTCAAAAAGCCTGACTGGACATGGTATGCTACCGGCCCGGGAGCGGGAATCCAGTTGAAAAAGGGTGAACATAAAGGCAGGCTTGTGATTCCATGTGACCACATTGAAGCCGATACCAAAAAATATTATTCACATATAATTTATTCGGACGATCACGGCAAGACCTGGAAGCTGGGTGGTTCTACTCCTCAGGATATGTACAACGAATGCGAAGTCGTGGAGCTTGATGATGGACGGTTGATGCTGAATATGCGAAACTATGACCGTGCAAAGAAAGACCGCGCATACAGTTATAGTGGTGATGGCGGTTTGAGCTGGTCAGATGTCAGGCATGACCAAAGTCTGATTGATCCGATCTGCCAGGCAAGTATCCGCCGTTACGATAAATCTGCCAAAAGTTATTTGTTATTTTCAAATGCTGCCAGTACAGATAAACGTCTCAATATGACTGTTCGCCTGAGTTGTGACCAAGGTAAGACCTGGCCGGATTCAAAAAGACTGTATTCCGGACCTTCTGCATATTCCTGTCTCGCAGTACTGGCAGACGGAAGGGTTGCGTGTTTTTATGAAAATGGATACTATGAGAGGATCACGCTTGCTGTATTCACACTCGATTGGCTTTTAGATAAATACGAATCACTGGAATAA
- a CDS encoding uroporphyrinogen decarboxylase family protein gives MSRRDRVLAAISCHEADRLPMDFSANRWVLEKIKNALKLDSHKSVLEYFNVDIVDLRDVEQPVYKGPVPLKKEIEGGVVQNYWGWRTLVKDTPTGPEEMFCDFLFQNAESLDDVQSHTWPRVDWFDFTDFGERLEKWSDFAIMATGASVWQHPSFLRGLDTLLMDVALNNEIGIYIIDKYSEFYTSYFDKMITSSKGRIDILRIADDLGMQERLLVSPDIFNVVFAPRIARIVDMAHSHGVKVMFHSCGAISPLIPGIIDAGVDILDPIQVTAAGMEPSSLKAGFGDRLCFHGSIDTQYLLTQCKPQDVADSVENMFSILGEGGGFILSPSHILQTDVPLENIKALYQKGKNCVY, from the coding sequence ATGAGTCGAAGAGATAGAGTCTTAGCCGCCATAAGCTGCCATGAAGCAGACAGGCTCCCAATGGATTTCAGTGCTAATAGATGGGTGCTTGAGAAGATTAAGAATGCACTCAAACTTGACAGCCATAAGAGTGTCTTAGAGTATTTCAACGTTGATATAGTTGACCTGCGGGATGTCGAACAACCGGTTTACAAAGGACCTGTACCGCTCAAAAAAGAAATAGAAGGCGGAGTGGTCCAGAATTACTGGGGTTGGCGAACCTTGGTTAAAGACACTCCAACCGGCCCTGAAGAGATGTTTTGTGATTTTTTATTCCAGAATGCCGAAAGCCTGGATGATGTCCAGAGCCACACCTGGCCGCGTGTTGACTGGTTTGATTTTACTGATTTCGGCGAAAGGCTTGAGAAATGGTCTGATTTTGCGATAATGGCAACCGGTGCGAGTGTGTGGCAGCATCCATCCTTTCTAAGAGGACTTGATACGCTGCTAATGGATGTTGCTCTCAATAACGAGATTGGTATATATATTATTGATAAATATAGTGAATTTTATACAAGTTATTTCGATAAGATGATAACGTCTTCAAAAGGCAGAATTGATATTTTAAGGATTGCGGATGATCTTGGAATGCAGGAGAGGCTTCTCGTCAGCCCGGATATATTTAACGTGGTATTTGCTCCGAGGATTGCACGAATAGTTGACATGGCACACAGTCATGGTGTTAAGGTTATGTTTCACTCTTGCGGTGCGATATCTCCTCTTATTCCCGGTATAATCGATGCCGGCGTTGACATTCTCGACCCCATACAGGTAACAGCGGCTGGAATGGAACCGTCAAGTTTGAAGGCCGGGTTTGGAGACAGGCTCTGCTTTCACGGCTCAATAGATACTCAGTATCTCCTTACTCAGTGCAAACCACAGGACGTGGCGGATAGTGTCGAGAATATGTTCAGTATTTTGGGTGAAGGCGGCGGTTTTATTTTATCTCCAAGCCACATTTTGCAAACTGATGTACCGCTGGAAAATATAAAAGCACTTTATCAGAAAGGTAAAAACTGCGTATATTAA
- a CDS encoding sialidase family protein, with protein sequence MNTINKSGFNLLKLVFFLCVCISVVYADSSSFNRKPLFASGQDGYDTYRIPSIIATSKGTVLAVCEGRKEGVSDTGDIDLILKRSEDSAKTWSETKLIWSDGNNTCGNPCLVENKKTGTIFLFSTWNLGSDHEREILKGQSKDTRRVYYLKSSDEGKTWSKPVEITKDSKKEYWKWYATGPGVGIQLEYGLYKGRLVIPANHSYIGPEGNVFGSHVIYSDDNGQSWNLSDSILPGLNESQVVELIDGKLLMNMRNYRYRGSRGLAFSTNGGQSWPYTAFKSNLIEPRCQAAILRYSPNEQNTKSCILFCNPESITQRVKMTVKMSFDEAKTWPVSKTVYEGPSAYSCMAVLPDNRICCFFESGKKNPYERIELAVFTLDWLKDGNESKR encoded by the coding sequence ATGAACACAATTAATAAAAGCGGATTCAATTTATTAAAATTAGTATTTTTCTTATGTGTCTGCATTTCAGTTGTTTACGCGGATTCATCCAGTTTTAATAGAAAACCTCTTTTTGCGAGCGGCCAGGACGGATACGACACCTACAGAATACCTTCTATTATTGCAACTTCAAAAGGAACGGTACTGGCTGTGTGTGAAGGCCGAAAAGAGGGGGTTTCTGATACGGGTGATATTGACCTTATCTTGAAACGGTCTGAGGATAGCGCAAAAACATGGAGTGAGACTAAGCTTATATGGAGTGACGGCAACAATACATGCGGCAACCCGTGTCTTGTCGAAAATAAAAAAACCGGCACAATCTTCTTATTTTCAACGTGGAACCTTGGCTCTGATCACGAACGGGAAATCCTTAAAGGACAGAGCAAAGATACACGCCGCGTTTACTATCTCAAATCAAGCGATGAAGGCAAAACATGGTCAAAACCGGTTGAGATAACAAAAGATTCCAAAAAGGAATACTGGAAATGGTATGCTACCGGTCCGGGTGTCGGGATTCAGCTTGAATACGGCTTATACAAAGGACGTCTGGTCATTCCGGCTAATCATTCATATATCGGCCCTGAAGGCAATGTTTTCGGCTCGCATGTTATCTACAGCGATGATAACGGTCAGAGCTGGAATCTCAGCGATTCTATACTGCCGGGCCTCAACGAGTCTCAGGTAGTTGAGCTGATTGATGGGAAACTGCTAATGAATATGCGAAATTATAGGTACAGAGGCTCACGCGGACTGGCTTTCAGTACCAATGGCGGGCAAAGCTGGCCTTATACTGCGTTTAAATCAAATCTTATAGAACCGAGATGTCAGGCGGCGATATTGAGATATTCTCCAAATGAACAAAACACAAAAAGCTGCATCTTATTCTGTAATCCGGAAAGTATTACTCAGCGTGTTAAAATGACCGTTAAAATGAGCTTTGATGAAGCTAAAACATGGCCGGTTTCAAAGACCGTTTACGAGGGTCCTTCGGCATATTCGTGTATGGCAGTTTTGCCGGATAACAGGATATGCTGCTTTTTTGAATCAGGCAAAAAGAATCCATACGAGAGAATTGAACTGGCGGTTTTTACACTTGATTGGCTTAAAGATGGCAATGAGTCGAAGAGATAG
- a CDS encoding dihydrodipicolinate synthase family protein encodes MNNNKNAVVNGVIVPIITPVDQNENVDEVAFRAAIRRCLDAGVDGIFAGGSAGMGPLLSDDQWQRAMEIASDEVDSDRVLLGGAISTSTRRAVEKIKVLEKTGFKHMAVTPSFYYTLKRDQEFLAHFDKCRQASSMDMVVYNIPSCTYSSIPLSVLEQMASQGWFTTMKESGGDRAYFKTAMEISLQYGFDLLQGNEPDIAWGLSCGAKGIIPVCANYEPQTFVAAWNASKNGDNEMLEQAQKRADYIREILLINSENWIAGIMYGVASLGIGSGIPVLPLEEVSESSKKQIDALNIINLCSGALNEHN; translated from the coding sequence ATGAATAACAATAAAAATGCAGTTGTTAATGGGGTTATTGTCCCAATAATTACACCAGTTGATCAGAATGAAAATGTGGATGAAGTTGCCTTTAGAGCCGCAATCAGGCGATGCCTTGATGCCGGCGTTGACGGGATATTTGCCGGCGGAAGTGCGGGCATGGGGCCATTGCTCTCAGATGATCAATGGCAGCGGGCAATGGAAATTGCAAGCGATGAAGTTGACTCTGACCGCGTTTTGTTGGGCGGAGCGATAAGCACTTCTACCAGAAGAGCGGTTGAGAAGATTAAGGTCCTGGAAAAAACAGGTTTTAAGCACATGGCAGTGACGCCGAGCTTCTATTATACACTCAAAAGAGATCAGGAGTTTTTAGCTCACTTTGATAAGTGCAGGCAGGCATCCAGCATGGACATGGTAGTTTATAACATACCCTCCTGTACTTACAGCAGCATACCTTTGAGTGTTCTGGAACAGATGGCATCTCAAGGGTGGTTTACAACAATGAAGGAAAGCGGCGGTGACAGGGCTTACTTCAAAACGGCTATGGAAATTTCCCTGCAATACGGGTTTGATCTGCTTCAGGGAAACGAACCAGATATTGCCTGGGGCCTCTCTTGCGGCGCAAAAGGTATTATTCCTGTGTGCGCAAACTATGAGCCGCAGACTTTTGTCGCAGCATGGAACGCATCTAAAAACGGTGACAATGAGATGCTTGAACAGGCCCAGAAGAGAGCGGATTATATAAGAGAGATACTTCTTATAAATTCAGAGAACTGGATTGCCGGTATAATGTATGGAGTTGCATCTCTTGGTATAGGTTCAGGAATTCCTGTTTTACCTTTGGAAGAGGTATCTGAATCATCTAAAAAGCAAATTGATGCTTTAAATATCATAAACCTTTGTTCTGGAGCACTCAATGAACACAATTAA